A stretch of the Hypomesus transpacificus isolate Combined female chromosome 12, fHypTra1, whole genome shotgun sequence genome encodes the following:
- the LOC124474378 gene encoding mitogen-activated protein kinase kinase kinase kinase 4-like isoform X1 — protein sequence MLKKYSHHRNIATYYGAFIKKSPPGHDDQLWLVMEFCGAGSITDLVKNTKGNQLKEDWIAYISREILRGLAHLHAHHVIHRDIKGQNVLLTENAEVKLVDFGVSAQLDRTVGRRNTFIGTPYWMAPEVIACDENPDATYDYRSDLWSCGITAIEMAEGAPPLCDMHPMRALFLIPRNPPPRLKSKKWSKKFFSFIEGCLVKNYTQRPPTEQLLKHPYIRDQPNERQVRIQLKDHIDRTKKKRGEKDETEYEYSGSEEEEEDPQEQEGEPSSIVNVPGESTLRRDFIRLQQENKERSEALRRQQLLQEQQLREQEEYKRQLLAERQKRIEQQKEQRRRLEEQQRREREMRRQQEREQRRREQEDKRRVEEMERRRKEEEERRRAEDEKRRGDREQEYIRRQLEEEQRHLEILQQQLLHEQAMLLADERYRKNIQGSPQTAPTKQPPVPPRSEPFSNGGSSESAQPAMHRPMEPQVQWSHLAALKSSGGAAPAPPPPVVSRSLSFSEPGAAVVSNFAHLHLRPQEPPPPHAHLHHKQAPSPARTDPAQPHPSLHQPQPRAEQPAPGISEEVPPRVPVRTTSRSPVLSRRESPLPGGAQANNQAVQRNVGSNAEPRLLWDRVEKLVPRPGSGSSSGSSNSSSQAGSGERFRPRSSSKSEGSPLQRPENAAKKPEEKKEFARPNRPADLTALAKELRAVEDVRPPNKVTDYSSSSEDSGTTDEDDDEEVDQDGGEESTSGAEDSRAGRLSNGETASLKTLLADDSESDQATTPSKDGTLVIRQTQSASNTLQKHKSSSSFTPFIDPRLLQISPSSGSSLNNMAAFGNEGRLADALRADPSRKGSVVNVNPVNTRPQSDTPEIRKYKKRFNSEILCAALWGVNLLVGTESGLMLLDRSGQGKVYPLISRRRIQQMDVLEGLNVLVTISGKKNKLRVYYLSWLRNKILHNDPEVEKKQGWTTVGELEGCVHYKVVKYERIKFLVLALKNSVEVYAWAPKPYHKFMAFKSFGDLVHKPLLVDLTVEEGQRLKVIYGSSSGFHAVDVDSGAVYDIYLPTHIQTHIQSHAIIILPNTDGIELLVCYEDEGVYVNTYGRITKDVVLQWGEMPTSVAYIRSNQIMGWGEKAIEIRSVETGHLDGVFMHKRAQRLKFLCERNDKVFFASVRSGGSSQVYFMTLGRTSLLSW from the exons ATGCTGAAGAAATACTCCCACCACAGAAACATAGCCACGTACTATGGTGCGTTCATCAAGAAGAGCCCCCCAGGACATGACGACCAGCTCTGG CTGGTGATGGAGTTCTGTGGCGCTGGCTCCATCACAGACCTTGTGAAGAACACCAAGGGCAACCAGCTGAAGGAAGACTGGATCGCTTATATCTCCAGAGAGATCCTTCGG GGCCTGGCCCACCTGCACGCCCACCACGTCATCCACCGGGACATCAAGGGCCAGAACGTCCTGCTGACCGAGAACGCCGAGGTCAAACTCG TGGACTTTGGCGTGAGCGCCCAGCTGGATCGCACAGTGGGGCGGAGGAACACCTTCATCGGCACGCCCTATTGGATGGCCCCCGAGGTCATCGCCTGTGACGAGAACCCAGACGCTACGTACGACTACAGA AGTGATCTGTGGTCTTGCGGCATCACGGCCATCGAGATGGCAGAGGGAGCCCCCC CGCTGTGCGACATGCACCCGATGCGagccctcttcctcatccccaGGAACCCTCCCCCAAGGCTCAAGTCTAAGAAGTG gtccaAGAAGTTCTTCAGCTTCATCGAGGGCTGCCTGGTGAAGAACTACACCCAGCGGCCCCCCACCGAGCAGCTCCTGAAGCACCCCTACATCCGGGACCAGCCCAACGAGCGGCAGGTGCGCATCCAGCTGAAGGACCACATCGACCGCACCAAGAAGAAGAGGGGCGAgaaag ACGAGACCGAGTACGAGTACAGcggcagcgaggaggaggaggaggacccccaggagcaggagggagagcccAG ctCCATCGTCAACGTGCCGGGCGAGTCCACCCTGCGCCGCGACTTCATCCGCCTGCAGCAGGAGAACAAGGAGCGCTCGGAGGCGCTGCGCCGCCAGCAgctcctgcaggagcagcagctcagggagcaggaggagtacAAGAGGCAGCTGCTGGCCGAGAGGCAGAAGCGCATCGAGCAGcagaaggagcagaggaggaggctggaggag CAACAGCGCCGCGAGCGGGAGATGCGGCGGCAGCAGGAGCGCGAGCAGCGGCGCCGCGAGCAGGAGGACAAGCGGCGCGTGGAGGAGATGGAGCGCCggcggaaggaggaggaggagcgccgGCGGGCCGAGGACGAGAAGAGGAGGGGCGACCGCGAGCAG GAGTACATCCGGcgccagctggaggaggagcagaggcacCTGGAgatcctgcagcagcagctgctgcaTGAACAGGCCATGCTGCTG GCCGATGAACGGTACCGCAAAAATATCCAGGGCTCCCCTCAGACTGCCCCCACCAAGcaaccccccgtccccccccgctCTGAACCCTTCTCCAACGGGGGCTCATCCGAGTCCGCTCAGCCTGCCATGCACCGGCCCATGGAACCACAg GTCCAGTGGTCCCACCTGGCCGCTCTTAAGAGCAGCGGCGGCGccgcccctgctcctcctccccccgtcGTGTCGCGCTCCCTCTCCTTCAGCGAGCCCGGCGCCGCCGTCGTCTCCAACTttgcccacctccacctgcgCCCCCAGGAGCCGCCTCCCCCGCACGCCCACCTCCACCACAAACAGGCACCCTCACCCGCACGCACTGACCCCgcccagccccacccctccctccaccagccccagcctcgggCCGAGCAGCCCGCCCCTGGCATCAGTGAGGAGGTGCCCCCCAGG gtccctgTGAGGACCACGTCCAGGTCCCCGGTGCTGTCCCGCCGCGAGTCCCCCCTGCCCGGAGGAGCGCAGGCCAACAACCAGGCAGTGCAGAGAAATGTCGGCAG taacgCGGAGCCTCGTCTGCTGTGGGACCGGGTGGAGAAGCTGGTGCCCAGGCCAGGCAGCGGCAGCTCCTCAGGGTCCTCCAACTCCAGCTCCCAGGCCGGCTCTGGAGAGAGGTTCAGGCCTCGCT cttcttccAAGTCTGAGGGCTCCCCGCTGCAACGCCCCGAGAATGCTGCCAAAAAGCCGGAGGAAAAGAAGGAGTTTGCAAGACCCAACCGGCCGGCC GACCTGACGGCCCTGGCCAAGGAGCTGCGGGCGGTGGAGGACGTGCGCCCCCCCAACAAGGTGACGGACTACTCCTCCTCCAGCGAGGACTCGGGGACCACGGACGAAGACGACGACGAGGAGGTGGACCAGGACGGCGGGGAGGAGTCCACCTCGGGGGCCGAGGACTCCAGGGCCGG ACGACTGAGCAACGGGGAGACGGCGTCCCTGAAGACTCTGCTGGCTGACGACTCTGAGAGCGACCAGGCCACCACGCCCTCCAAGGACGGCACCCTGGTCAtccgacag ACTCAGTCAGCCAGTAACACCCTCCAGAAACACAAGTCGTCTTCCTCCTTCACGCCCTTCATCGACCCCCGCCTGCTGCAGATCTCCCCCTCCAGCGGCAGCTCCCTCAACAACATGG CGGCGTTCGGGAACGAAGGGCGCCTCGCGGACGCTCTGAGGGCCGACCCGTCCCGTAAGGGCTCCGTGGTCAACGTGAACCCGGTCAACACGCGCCCGCAGAGCGACACGCCCGAGATCCGCAAATACAAGAAGAGGTTCAACTCTGAGATCCTGTGTGCAGCTCTCTGGG GTGTGAACCTGCTGGTGGGGACGGAGAGCGGTCTGATGCTGCTGGACCGGAGTGGTCAGGGGAAGGTCTACCCTCTCATCAGCAGGCGGCGCATCCAGCAGATGGACGTGCTGGAGGGCCTCAACGTCCTGGTCACCATCTCAG GCAAGAAGAACAAATTGCGAGTGTACTACCTGTCCTGGCTGAGGAACAAGATTTTGCACAATGACCCTGAGGTGGAGAAGAAACAGGGCTGGACCACTGTCGGGGAACTGGAGGGATGCGTACACTACAAAGTTG TGAAATACGAGAGGATCAAGTTCCTTGTCCTTGCCCTGAAGAACTCTGTGGAGGTCTATGCGTGGGCACCAAAGCCCTACCATAAGTTCATGGCCTTTAAG tcATTTGGTGACCTGGTGCACAAGCCCTTGCTGGTGGACCTGACAGTGGAGGAGGGTCAGAGGTTAAAGGTCATCTACGGCTCCTCTTCCGGCTTCCACGCCGTGGACGTGGACTCGGGGGCGGTCTACGACATCTACCTTCCCACACAT atCCAGACCCACATCCAGTCCCACGCCATCATCATCCTGCCCAACACGGACGGCATCGAGCTGCTGGTGTGCTACGAGGACGAGGGCGTCTACGTCAACACGTACGGCCGCATCACCAAGGACGTGGTGCTGCAGTGGGGCGAGATGCCCACCTCCGTGG CCTACATTAGGTCCAACCAGATCAtgggctggggggagaaggcCATAGAGATCCGCTCCGTGGAGACGGGTCACCTGGACGGGGTGTTCATGCATAAGAGGGCCCAGAGACTCAAGTTCCTGTGCGAGAGGAACGACAAG GTGTTCTTTGCGTCGGTGCGTTCCGGAGGCTCCAGCCAGGTGTACTTCATGACCCTGGGCCGCACCTCACTGCTCAGCTGGTAG
- the LOC124474378 gene encoding mitogen-activated protein kinase kinase kinase kinase 4-like isoform X3 has product MLKKYSHHRNIATYYGAFIKKSPPGHDDQLWLVMEFCGAGSITDLVKNTKGNQLKEDWIAYISREILRGLAHLHAHHVIHRDIKGQNVLLTENAEVKLVDFGVSAQLDRTVGRRNTFIGTPYWMAPEVIACDENPDATYDYRSDLWSCGITAIEMAEGAPPLCDMHPMRALFLIPRNPPPRLKSKKWSKKFFSFIEGCLVKNYTQRPPTEQLLKHPYIRDQPNERQVRIQLKDHIDRTKKKRGEKDETEYEYSGSEEEEEDPQEQEGEPSSIVNVPGESTLRRDFIRLQQENKERSEALRRQQLLQEQQLREQEEYKRQLLAERQKRIEQQKEQRRRLEEQQRREREMRRQQEREQRRREQEDKRRVEEMERRRKEEEERRRAEDEKRRGDREQEYIRRQLEEEQRHLEILQQQLLHEQAMLLADERYRKNIQGSPQTAPTKQPPVPPRSEPFSNGGSSESAQPAMHRPMEPQVQWSHLAALKSSGGAAPAPPPPVVSRSLSFSEPGAAVVSNFAHLHLRPQEPPPPHAHLHHKQAPSPARTDPAQPHPSLHQPQPRAEQPAPGISEEVPPRVPVRTTSRSPVLSRRESPLPGGAQANNQAVQRNVGSNAEPRLLWDRVEKLVPRPGSGSSSGSSNSSSQAGSGERFRPRSSSKSEGSPLQRPENAAKKPEEKKEFARPNRPADLTALAKELRAVEDVRPPNKVTDYSSSSEDSGTTDEDDDEEVDQDGGEESTSGAEDSRAGRLSNGETASLKTLLADDSESDQATTPSKDGTLVIRQSAGEQKRPVAVSQAGPGPGHGQPPPPLVHFHPEKNGFAGGIHLLPDLIQQSHHPPSPSTTTSSSTSSPSSSHISPAMSPQTPLDKLTVMETQSASNTLQKHKSSSSFTPFIDPRLLQISPSSGSSLNNMAAFGNEGRLADALRADPSRKGSVVNVNPVNTRPQSDTPEIRKYKKRFNSEILCAALWGVNLLVGTESGLMLLDRSGQGKVYPLISRRRIQQMDVLEGLNVLVTISGKKNKLRVYYLSWLRNKILHNDPEVEKKQGWTTVGELEGCVHYKVVKYERIKFLVLALKNSVEVYAWAPKPYHKFMAFKSFGDLVHKPLLVDLTVEEGQRLKVIYGSSSGFHAVDVDSGAVYDIYLPTHIQTHIQSHAIIILPNTDGIELLVCYEDEGVYVNTYGRITKDVVLQWGEMPTSVAYIRSNQIMGWGEKAIEIRSVETGHLDGVFMHKRAQRLKFLCERNDKVFFASVRSGGSSQVYFMTLGRTSLLSW; this is encoded by the exons ATGCTGAAGAAATACTCCCACCACAGAAACATAGCCACGTACTATGGTGCGTTCATCAAGAAGAGCCCCCCAGGACATGACGACCAGCTCTGG CTGGTGATGGAGTTCTGTGGCGCTGGCTCCATCACAGACCTTGTGAAGAACACCAAGGGCAACCAGCTGAAGGAAGACTGGATCGCTTATATCTCCAGAGAGATCCTTCGG GGCCTGGCCCACCTGCACGCCCACCACGTCATCCACCGGGACATCAAGGGCCAGAACGTCCTGCTGACCGAGAACGCCGAGGTCAAACTCG TGGACTTTGGCGTGAGCGCCCAGCTGGATCGCACAGTGGGGCGGAGGAACACCTTCATCGGCACGCCCTATTGGATGGCCCCCGAGGTCATCGCCTGTGACGAGAACCCAGACGCTACGTACGACTACAGA AGTGATCTGTGGTCTTGCGGCATCACGGCCATCGAGATGGCAGAGGGAGCCCCCC CGCTGTGCGACATGCACCCGATGCGagccctcttcctcatccccaGGAACCCTCCCCCAAGGCTCAAGTCTAAGAAGTG gtccaAGAAGTTCTTCAGCTTCATCGAGGGCTGCCTGGTGAAGAACTACACCCAGCGGCCCCCCACCGAGCAGCTCCTGAAGCACCCCTACATCCGGGACCAGCCCAACGAGCGGCAGGTGCGCATCCAGCTGAAGGACCACATCGACCGCACCAAGAAGAAGAGGGGCGAgaaag ACGAGACCGAGTACGAGTACAGcggcagcgaggaggaggaggaggacccccaggagcaggagggagagcccAG ctCCATCGTCAACGTGCCGGGCGAGTCCACCCTGCGCCGCGACTTCATCCGCCTGCAGCAGGAGAACAAGGAGCGCTCGGAGGCGCTGCGCCGCCAGCAgctcctgcaggagcagcagctcagggagcaggaggagtacAAGAGGCAGCTGCTGGCCGAGAGGCAGAAGCGCATCGAGCAGcagaaggagcagaggaggaggctggaggag CAACAGCGCCGCGAGCGGGAGATGCGGCGGCAGCAGGAGCGCGAGCAGCGGCGCCGCGAGCAGGAGGACAAGCGGCGCGTGGAGGAGATGGAGCGCCggcggaaggaggaggaggagcgccgGCGGGCCGAGGACGAGAAGAGGAGGGGCGACCGCGAGCAG GAGTACATCCGGcgccagctggaggaggagcagaggcacCTGGAgatcctgcagcagcagctgctgcaTGAACAGGCCATGCTGCTG GCCGATGAACGGTACCGCAAAAATATCCAGGGCTCCCCTCAGACTGCCCCCACCAAGcaaccccccgtccccccccgctCTGAACCCTTCTCCAACGGGGGCTCATCCGAGTCCGCTCAGCCTGCCATGCACCGGCCCATGGAACCACAg GTCCAGTGGTCCCACCTGGCCGCTCTTAAGAGCAGCGGCGGCGccgcccctgctcctcctccccccgtcGTGTCGCGCTCCCTCTCCTTCAGCGAGCCCGGCGCCGCCGTCGTCTCCAACTttgcccacctccacctgcgCCCCCAGGAGCCGCCTCCCCCGCACGCCCACCTCCACCACAAACAGGCACCCTCACCCGCACGCACTGACCCCgcccagccccacccctccctccaccagccccagcctcgggCCGAGCAGCCCGCCCCTGGCATCAGTGAGGAGGTGCCCCCCAGG gtccctgTGAGGACCACGTCCAGGTCCCCGGTGCTGTCCCGCCGCGAGTCCCCCCTGCCCGGAGGAGCGCAGGCCAACAACCAGGCAGTGCAGAGAAATGTCGGCAG taacgCGGAGCCTCGTCTGCTGTGGGACCGGGTGGAGAAGCTGGTGCCCAGGCCAGGCAGCGGCAGCTCCTCAGGGTCCTCCAACTCCAGCTCCCAGGCCGGCTCTGGAGAGAGGTTCAGGCCTCGCT cttcttccAAGTCTGAGGGCTCCCCGCTGCAACGCCCCGAGAATGCTGCCAAAAAGCCGGAGGAAAAGAAGGAGTTTGCAAGACCCAACCGGCCGGCC GACCTGACGGCCCTGGCCAAGGAGCTGCGGGCGGTGGAGGACGTGCGCCCCCCCAACAAGGTGACGGACTACTCCTCCTCCAGCGAGGACTCGGGGACCACGGACGAAGACGACGACGAGGAGGTGGACCAGGACGGCGGGGAGGAGTCCACCTCGGGGGCCGAGGACTCCAGGGCCGG ACGACTGAGCAACGGGGAGACGGCGTCCCTGAAGACTCTGCTGGCTGACGACTCTGAGAGCGACCAGGCCACCACGCCCTCCAAGGACGGCACCCTGGTCAtccgacag AGTGCAGGTGAACAAAAGCGCCCGGTCGCTGTCTCCCAGGCTGGGCCAGGGCCCGGCCACggtcagcctcctcctcccctcgttCACTTCCACCCGGAGAAAAACGGCTTTGCTGGCGGCATTCACCTCCTCCCAGACCTTATCCAGCAGAGccatcaccccccctccccgtccaccaccacctcctcctccacctcctccccctcctctagcCATATCAGCCCCGCCAtgtccccccagacccccctggaCAAGCTGACTGTCATGGAG ACTCAGTCAGCCAGTAACACCCTCCAGAAACACAAGTCGTCTTCCTCCTTCACGCCCTTCATCGACCCCCGCCTGCTGCAGATCTCCCCCTCCAGCGGCAGCTCCCTCAACAACATGG CGGCGTTCGGGAACGAAGGGCGCCTCGCGGACGCTCTGAGGGCCGACCCGTCCCGTAAGGGCTCCGTGGTCAACGTGAACCCGGTCAACACGCGCCCGCAGAGCGACACGCCCGAGATCCGCAAATACAAGAAGAGGTTCAACTCTGAGATCCTGTGTGCAGCTCTCTGGG GTGTGAACCTGCTGGTGGGGACGGAGAGCGGTCTGATGCTGCTGGACCGGAGTGGTCAGGGGAAGGTCTACCCTCTCATCAGCAGGCGGCGCATCCAGCAGATGGACGTGCTGGAGGGCCTCAACGTCCTGGTCACCATCTCAG GCAAGAAGAACAAATTGCGAGTGTACTACCTGTCCTGGCTGAGGAACAAGATTTTGCACAATGACCCTGAGGTGGAGAAGAAACAGGGCTGGACCACTGTCGGGGAACTGGAGGGATGCGTACACTACAAAGTTG TGAAATACGAGAGGATCAAGTTCCTTGTCCTTGCCCTGAAGAACTCTGTGGAGGTCTATGCGTGGGCACCAAAGCCCTACCATAAGTTCATGGCCTTTAAG tcATTTGGTGACCTGGTGCACAAGCCCTTGCTGGTGGACCTGACAGTGGAGGAGGGTCAGAGGTTAAAGGTCATCTACGGCTCCTCTTCCGGCTTCCACGCCGTGGACGTGGACTCGGGGGCGGTCTACGACATCTACCTTCCCACACAT atCCAGACCCACATCCAGTCCCACGCCATCATCATCCTGCCCAACACGGACGGCATCGAGCTGCTGGTGTGCTACGAGGACGAGGGCGTCTACGTCAACACGTACGGCCGCATCACCAAGGACGTGGTGCTGCAGTGGGGCGAGATGCCCACCTCCGTGG CCTACATTAGGTCCAACCAGATCAtgggctggggggagaaggcCATAGAGATCCGCTCCGTGGAGACGGGTCACCTGGACGGGGTGTTCATGCATAAGAGGGCCCAGAGACTCAAGTTCCTGTGCGAGAGGAACGACAAG GTGTTCTTTGCGTCGGTGCGTTCCGGAGGCTCCAGCCAGGTGTACTTCATGACCCTGGGCCGCACCTCACTGCTCAGCTGGTAG
- the LOC124474378 gene encoding mitogen-activated protein kinase kinase kinase kinase 4-like isoform X2 has product MLKKYSHHRNIATYYGAFIKKSPPGHDDQLWLVMEFCGAGSITDLVKNTKGNQLKEDWIAYISREILRGLAHLHAHHVIHRDIKGQNVLLTENAEVKLVDFGVSAQLDRTVGRRNTFIGTPYWMAPEVIACDENPDATYDYRSDLWSCGITAIEMAEGAPPLCDMHPMRALFLIPRNPPPRLKSKKWSKKFFSFIEGCLVKNYTQRPPTEQLLKHPYIRDQPNERQVRIQLKDHIDRTKKKRGEKDETEYEYSGSEEEEEDPQEQEGEPSSIVNVPGESTLRRDFIRLQQENKERSEALRRQQLLQEQQLREQEEYKRQLLAERQKRIEQQKEQRRRLEEQQRREREMRRQQEREQRRREQEDKRRVEEMERRRKEEEERRRAEDEKRRGDREQEYIRRQLEEEQRHLEILQQQLLHEQAMLLADERYRKNIQGSPQTAPTKQPPVPPRSEPFSNGGSSESAQPAMHRPMEPQVPVRTTSRSPVLSRRESPLPGGAQANNQAVQRNVGSNAEPRLLWDRVEKLVPRPGSGSSSGSSNSSSQAGSGERFRPRSSSKSEGSPLQRPENAAKKPEEKKEFARPNRPADLTALAKELRAVEDVRPPNKVTDYSSSSEDSGTTDEDDDEEVDQDGGEESTSGAEDSRAGRLSNGETASLKTLLADDSESDQATTPSKDGTLVIRQSAGEQKRPVAVSQAGPGPGHGQPPPPLVHFHPEKNGFAGGIHLLPDLIQQSHHPPSPSTTTSSSTSSPSSSHISPAMSPQTPLDKLTVMETQSASNTLQKHKSSSSFTPFIDPRLLQISPSSGSSLNNMAAFGNEGRLADALRADPSRKGSVVNVNPVNTRPQSDTPEIRKYKKRFNSEILCAALWGVNLLVGTESGLMLLDRSGQGKVYPLISRRRIQQMDVLEGLNVLVTISGKKNKLRVYYLSWLRNKILHNDPEVEKKQGWTTVGELEGCVHYKVVKYERIKFLVLALKNSVEVYAWAPKPYHKFMAFKSFGDLVHKPLLVDLTVEEGQRLKVIYGSSSGFHAVDVDSGAVYDIYLPTHIQTHIQSHAIIILPNTDGIELLVCYEDEGVYVNTYGRITKDVVLQWGEMPTSVAYIRSNQIMGWGEKAIEIRSVETGHLDGVFMHKRAQRLKFLCERNDKVFFASVRSGGSSQVYFMTLGRTSLLSW; this is encoded by the exons ATGCTGAAGAAATACTCCCACCACAGAAACATAGCCACGTACTATGGTGCGTTCATCAAGAAGAGCCCCCCAGGACATGACGACCAGCTCTGG CTGGTGATGGAGTTCTGTGGCGCTGGCTCCATCACAGACCTTGTGAAGAACACCAAGGGCAACCAGCTGAAGGAAGACTGGATCGCTTATATCTCCAGAGAGATCCTTCGG GGCCTGGCCCACCTGCACGCCCACCACGTCATCCACCGGGACATCAAGGGCCAGAACGTCCTGCTGACCGAGAACGCCGAGGTCAAACTCG TGGACTTTGGCGTGAGCGCCCAGCTGGATCGCACAGTGGGGCGGAGGAACACCTTCATCGGCACGCCCTATTGGATGGCCCCCGAGGTCATCGCCTGTGACGAGAACCCAGACGCTACGTACGACTACAGA AGTGATCTGTGGTCTTGCGGCATCACGGCCATCGAGATGGCAGAGGGAGCCCCCC CGCTGTGCGACATGCACCCGATGCGagccctcttcctcatccccaGGAACCCTCCCCCAAGGCTCAAGTCTAAGAAGTG gtccaAGAAGTTCTTCAGCTTCATCGAGGGCTGCCTGGTGAAGAACTACACCCAGCGGCCCCCCACCGAGCAGCTCCTGAAGCACCCCTACATCCGGGACCAGCCCAACGAGCGGCAGGTGCGCATCCAGCTGAAGGACCACATCGACCGCACCAAGAAGAAGAGGGGCGAgaaag ACGAGACCGAGTACGAGTACAGcggcagcgaggaggaggaggaggacccccaggagcaggagggagagcccAG ctCCATCGTCAACGTGCCGGGCGAGTCCACCCTGCGCCGCGACTTCATCCGCCTGCAGCAGGAGAACAAGGAGCGCTCGGAGGCGCTGCGCCGCCAGCAgctcctgcaggagcagcagctcagggagcaggaggagtacAAGAGGCAGCTGCTGGCCGAGAGGCAGAAGCGCATCGAGCAGcagaaggagcagaggaggaggctggaggag CAACAGCGCCGCGAGCGGGAGATGCGGCGGCAGCAGGAGCGCGAGCAGCGGCGCCGCGAGCAGGAGGACAAGCGGCGCGTGGAGGAGATGGAGCGCCggcggaaggaggaggaggagcgccgGCGGGCCGAGGACGAGAAGAGGAGGGGCGACCGCGAGCAG GAGTACATCCGGcgccagctggaggaggagcagaggcacCTGGAgatcctgcagcagcagctgctgcaTGAACAGGCCATGCTGCTG GCCGATGAACGGTACCGCAAAAATATCCAGGGCTCCCCTCAGACTGCCCCCACCAAGcaaccccccgtccccccccgctCTGAACCCTTCTCCAACGGGGGCTCATCCGAGTCCGCTCAGCCTGCCATGCACCGGCCCATGGAACCACAg gtccctgTGAGGACCACGTCCAGGTCCCCGGTGCTGTCCCGCCGCGAGTCCCCCCTGCCCGGAGGAGCGCAGGCCAACAACCAGGCAGTGCAGAGAAATGTCGGCAG taacgCGGAGCCTCGTCTGCTGTGGGACCGGGTGGAGAAGCTGGTGCCCAGGCCAGGCAGCGGCAGCTCCTCAGGGTCCTCCAACTCCAGCTCCCAGGCCGGCTCTGGAGAGAGGTTCAGGCCTCGCT cttcttccAAGTCTGAGGGCTCCCCGCTGCAACGCCCCGAGAATGCTGCCAAAAAGCCGGAGGAAAAGAAGGAGTTTGCAAGACCCAACCGGCCGGCC GACCTGACGGCCCTGGCCAAGGAGCTGCGGGCGGTGGAGGACGTGCGCCCCCCCAACAAGGTGACGGACTACTCCTCCTCCAGCGAGGACTCGGGGACCACGGACGAAGACGACGACGAGGAGGTGGACCAGGACGGCGGGGAGGAGTCCACCTCGGGGGCCGAGGACTCCAGGGCCGG ACGACTGAGCAACGGGGAGACGGCGTCCCTGAAGACTCTGCTGGCTGACGACTCTGAGAGCGACCAGGCCACCACGCCCTCCAAGGACGGCACCCTGGTCAtccgacag AGTGCAGGTGAACAAAAGCGCCCGGTCGCTGTCTCCCAGGCTGGGCCAGGGCCCGGCCACggtcagcctcctcctcccctcgttCACTTCCACCCGGAGAAAAACGGCTTTGCTGGCGGCATTCACCTCCTCCCAGACCTTATCCAGCAGAGccatcaccccccctccccgtccaccaccacctcctcctccacctcctccccctcctctagcCATATCAGCCCCGCCAtgtccccccagacccccctggaCAAGCTGACTGTCATGGAG ACTCAGTCAGCCAGTAACACCCTCCAGAAACACAAGTCGTCTTCCTCCTTCACGCCCTTCATCGACCCCCGCCTGCTGCAGATCTCCCCCTCCAGCGGCAGCTCCCTCAACAACATGG CGGCGTTCGGGAACGAAGGGCGCCTCGCGGACGCTCTGAGGGCCGACCCGTCCCGTAAGGGCTCCGTGGTCAACGTGAACCCGGTCAACACGCGCCCGCAGAGCGACACGCCCGAGATCCGCAAATACAAGAAGAGGTTCAACTCTGAGATCCTGTGTGCAGCTCTCTGGG GTGTGAACCTGCTGGTGGGGACGGAGAGCGGTCTGATGCTGCTGGACCGGAGTGGTCAGGGGAAGGTCTACCCTCTCATCAGCAGGCGGCGCATCCAGCAGATGGACGTGCTGGAGGGCCTCAACGTCCTGGTCACCATCTCAG GCAAGAAGAACAAATTGCGAGTGTACTACCTGTCCTGGCTGAGGAACAAGATTTTGCACAATGACCCTGAGGTGGAGAAGAAACAGGGCTGGACCACTGTCGGGGAACTGGAGGGATGCGTACACTACAAAGTTG TGAAATACGAGAGGATCAAGTTCCTTGTCCTTGCCCTGAAGAACTCTGTGGAGGTCTATGCGTGGGCACCAAAGCCCTACCATAAGTTCATGGCCTTTAAG tcATTTGGTGACCTGGTGCACAAGCCCTTGCTGGTGGACCTGACAGTGGAGGAGGGTCAGAGGTTAAAGGTCATCTACGGCTCCTCTTCCGGCTTCCACGCCGTGGACGTGGACTCGGGGGCGGTCTACGACATCTACCTTCCCACACAT atCCAGACCCACATCCAGTCCCACGCCATCATCATCCTGCCCAACACGGACGGCATCGAGCTGCTGGTGTGCTACGAGGACGAGGGCGTCTACGTCAACACGTACGGCCGCATCACCAAGGACGTGGTGCTGCAGTGGGGCGAGATGCCCACCTCCGTGG CCTACATTAGGTCCAACCAGATCAtgggctggggggagaaggcCATAGAGATCCGCTCCGTGGAGACGGGTCACCTGGACGGGGTGTTCATGCATAAGAGGGCCCAGAGACTCAAGTTCCTGTGCGAGAGGAACGACAAG GTGTTCTTTGCGTCGGTGCGTTCCGGAGGCTCCAGCCAGGTGTACTTCATGACCCTGGGCCGCACCTCACTGCTCAGCTGGTAG